In a single window of the Coleofasciculaceae cyanobacterium genome:
- a CDS encoding inositol monophosphatase family protein: MNDFWDRVLDFCVQTTATISDRLMQDFGKIQANAKEDGSLVTQADRWSDRQIREAIALTFPHHGVLTEETVHIFPDNDWCWIIDPIDGTTNFARGVPLWAISLGLLYKGIPVFGFVYVPPIKQTFHGYWYGESGLSGYKGAYLNGQAIHTSREYPNGTQLFNLCARSKAILKQPFPCKVRMLGVASYNLLLVAAGVAIGGVEATPKIWDIAAVWVIIKAAGGDFVFIDDKSRFPLEPGQDYSQVSLPSLGICRSELIPKFKPLVECVLPASK; encoded by the coding sequence ATGAACGATTTTTGGGATCGAGTCCTTGACTTTTGTGTGCAAACTACCGCCACAATTAGCGATCGCCTGATGCAGGACTTTGGTAAAATCCAGGCAAACGCGAAAGAAGACGGCAGCTTAGTTACCCAAGCCGATCGATGGTCAGATCGGCAAATTAGAGAGGCGATCGCGCTTACTTTCCCCCACCATGGCGTGTTAACGGAAGAAACAGTTCATATCTTTCCTGACAATGATTGGTGCTGGATTATCGATCCCATAGATGGTACAACTAACTTTGCCCGTGGTGTTCCTCTATGGGCAATATCTTTGGGACTGCTTTACAAGGGAATACCTGTATTTGGCTTTGTTTATGTCCCGCCCATAAAACAGACATTTCACGGCTACTGGTATGGCGAATCAGGACTGTCTGGCTACAAAGGTGCATATCTCAACGGTCAAGCAATACATACTAGTCGAGAATATCCTAACGGTACTCAATTGTTTAATCTTTGCGCTCGTAGTAAAGCTATCTTGAAACAGCCCTTTCCCTGTAAGGTAAGAATGCTCGGAGTGGCTAGCTACAACTTACTTTTAGTCGCAGCAGGGGTAGCTATTGGCGGTGTAGAAGCTACCCCGAAGATTTGGGATATAGCTGCCGTATGGGTCATTATTAAGGCTGCTGGGGGTGATTTTGTATTTATAGATGACAAATCTAGATTTCCGCTAGAGCCTGGACAAGATTACAGCCAAGTTTCTCTTCCTAGTTTGGGCATCTGTCGGAGTGAATTAATACCGAAATTTAAACCATTAGTAGAGTGCGTTTTACCTGCTTCAAAATAG
- a CDS encoding thylakoid membrane photosystem I accumulation factor produces the protein MILIRLLKSLLLEYKNLFALVCPEKPQLRQLRLSLARLAVCWLILIISILAGWTPALAAINNDRYDGNIFILYGGNGSLIPPRMDLATSLKRKKPAILVFYVDDSSDCKQFSIIVTRLQQFYDRAASIIPVSVDSFVNKEQYSPQEPAYYYGGVVPETVILDQQGKVVYDGKGQVPYEEIDDALREVFDLLPRSESQLLKRRSFNEFNSEMTDK, from the coding sequence ATGATTTTAATCAGGTTGCTAAAATCTTTACTTTTAGAATATAAAAATCTTTTCGCTCTGGTGTGTCCAGAGAAACCACAATTACGACAATTACGTCTGTCTTTGGCTAGGTTGGCTGTTTGTTGGTTAATCTTAATAATTAGTATCTTGGCTGGCTGGACTCCAGCATTAGCAGCTATCAACAACGATCGCTATGATGGTAATATTTTTATCTTGTATGGAGGTAATGGTTCTTTAATTCCTCCTCGCATGGATCTGGCCACCTCTTTAAAGCGAAAAAAACCAGCTATTTTAGTATTTTATGTTGATGACAGCAGTGATTGTAAACAGTTTTCGATTATAGTCACCCGTCTTCAACAATTTTATGATCGAGCAGCCAGTATTATTCCTGTTAGCGTTGATTCTTTTGTAAATAAAGAACAATATTCTCCCCAAGAACCAGCTTATTATTACGGCGGTGTTGTACCCGAAACAGTAATCCTCGATCAACAAGGAAAAGTAGTTTATGACGGTAAAGGACAAGTCCCCTATGAAGAGATTGATGACGCGCTGCGAGAAGTTTTCGATCTGCTGCCACGTTCTGAATCTCAACTTTTAAAACGCCGTTCTTTCAACGAGTTTAATTCAGAAATGACTGACAAATAA
- a CDS encoding GNAT family N-acetyltransferase, translated as MNKNYHPQKQIAVELIAYGSREYQQACQLRYELFFAEHGLPWDVVLDEHHAEYFHAAILIQDYVVAYGQLVPHSSQIYQICQMVVKPNYQGQNLGRQILFTLIKIAKQEKAIAITLNARLTAVGFYQNLGFQTCGAQFPSTTTGVIHIQMNKKL; from the coding sequence ATGAATAAAAATTATCACCCACAAAAGCAAATTGCGGTCGAACTGATCGCCTACGGTAGTCGAGAATATCAGCAAGCTTGTCAACTGCGGTACGAACTATTTTTTGCCGAACATGGTTTGCCTTGGGATGTTGTTCTAGATGAACACCATGCCGAGTATTTTCATGCAGCTATCTTGATTCAAGACTACGTAGTTGCTTACGGTCAACTAGTACCTCATAGCAGTCAAATCTACCAAATCTGCCAGATGGTAGTTAAACCGAATTATCAAGGTCAAAATTTAGGCAGACAAATACTTTTTACTCTGATTAAAATAGCTAAACAAGAAAAAGCGATCGCTATAACCCTTAATGCCCGACTCACCGCCGTTGGATTCTATCAAAATTTAGGCTTTCAAACCTGTGGCGCACAATTTCCCTCGACCACTACAGGAGTTATTCATATTCAGATGAACAAAAAATTGTAA
- a CDS encoding DUF2993 domain-containing protein, which translates to MFGGFVGFGNKQGGDWGENLINTVASNTIRHLFTRSESVEVSVKCNPSSKLLQGTIDSFKMSGRGLVIRKQFRTEEMSFETDSVAIDFGSAVQGKIALKQPTQAIAQVKLSQADINKSFEADLVRKRLEDLTPDGLTEISGGEPVSFTDVEVQLLPENKVKLLAKASWKETVVPVSLSCILSIGKRKRVKFEEVQFEPDDICPELQNISQDLTLALGEILNEMVDLDRFNLDGVKLRLNRLQTQGEMLLFSGYAQIERVPQTG; encoded by the coding sequence ATGTTTGGTGGATTTGTTGGATTTGGTAATAAACAAGGCGGAGATTGGGGCGAAAATCTCATCAATACTGTCGCAAGCAATACAATCCGGCACTTATTTACTCGTAGTGAGTCAGTAGAAGTATCGGTTAAATGTAACCCGTCTAGCAAGCTACTCCAGGGAACAATCGACAGCTTTAAAATGAGTGGTCGCGGTCTAGTAATTCGTAAGCAGTTTCGCACTGAAGAAATGTCTTTTGAAACTGACTCGGTGGCAATAGATTTTGGTTCAGCAGTTCAAGGCAAAATAGCTCTCAAGCAGCCAACTCAGGCGATCGCTCAAGTAAAATTATCTCAAGCTGATATCAACAAATCTTTTGAAGCGGATTTAGTTAGAAAACGTTTGGAAGATCTAACTCCTGATGGCTTAACTGAGATATCTGGTGGTGAACCTGTTTCTTTTACAGATGTTGAAGTGCAACTCTTGCCCGAAAATAAAGTGAAATTGCTAGCCAAAGCCAGTTGGAAAGAGACTGTTGTTCCTGTCAGCTTGAGCTGTATTTTGAGTATTGGCAAGCGAAAAAGAGTAAAGTTTGAAGAGGTTCAGTTTGAGCCGGATGATATTTGCCCTGAGTTACAAAATATTTCCCAGGATTTGACTCTCGCTCTAGGAGAAATTCTCAACGAAATGGTTGATTTAGACCGATTTAATCTCGATGGGGTAAAGTTACGTCTCAATCGCTTGCAAACACAAGGAGAAATGTTGTTATTTAGTGGTTACGCACAAATAGAACGAGTGCCTCAAACGGGCTAA